GTCGCAGGTGATGAGATGGCGGTCCGGCAACTTGCGGACAACCTGTCCGAGGAGAACTCCCATGCGCATGCCCGTCCTGCCCTCGCCGCGCCACCTGCGCCTGCTCGGCGCCGCCGTGCTCTGGTTGCTGGGCGGAACCCTGTTGCTTCTGAGCATGCTGGTGCCAGCTCATACGGAGCTGCTCGGCTGGACGCCGGCGTTCTGGCTGGGCGGTGCGCCACTGATGGTGGTGCTGGTGCTGGAGCCGACGCTGCCGCGGCAGGTGCTGGCGTTGTGCCGACCGCAGCGACGCGCGATCCGCCGCGCCATGTGACCCCGGCGGATTGTCCGGCCGGTCCTGTGCAGGGCAGCTGGCGAGTCGGTATCTGCCTACGCACTTTTCGGGATTCCCGCAGCAGCTCCAGCGCTACCCTCGACGTTGGCGTTCAACGCCGCAGGGTGGCCCGACGTGGCCGGTATCCGGCACCGGCTCGGCGCCCGGATTTGACGGAGGAGATGCGCAGATGGCGGGGCCGCCCCATGCGAAGTCGGGTTTCCAGAAGTGGCAGGACACGATTCGTCGTGCCCGCTGCGATACGAAGTGGGCCGAATACGACGCCGACATCAGGAGAACCGTCGGGGAGTTCAACACGCACCTGAAACCGAGCTCGGGCTACGTCCCGCTCGACTGGCGGTTGATCAAGGCCATGGCGTGGACGGAAACTGGCGCGGCGGCAAGCTTGTGGAAGTCGAACCCGATGCAGATCGGCATGTTCAATGATCCAGGGCTGGATCAGCTGCTGTCGGGAGCGCCGGCGTCGCGCTTGATTCTTCCGGCCTGGAAGCAGCCGCTGACCAGGAAGGACGTGCGCACGACGCCGCTTTACAACATTCGCGCGGGCGTGGGCTATCTGCTGCTGAAACTCGCAAGGTTCGAGGTGAGGGACGTGCTCGACAAGGACAACACGATCCACCAGCTGACCGTGAAGGCTGGCGACAGCTTCGACAAGTTGGCGCATGCGCACGGAAGCACGGTTGCGGTCATGCAGGCATTGAACCCCGGGGTGCGCGTGCTGCACCCAGGCCAGGTTCTGAAATATCAAAAGGCCTCCCGCCAAACGGTCATCGCGGGGTGGCGGGCTGCCACCACGGCAAACGTCGCCATGTATTACAACGGCGGAGGTGACGCGGCCTACGCGAAAAAGCTGGATTTCGCCCTGTCGGTCATCCAGCAGGGGAACGTTCCGCCATGCCGGCCGTGATCCGACGCAGGATGGCCGTGCTGGCGGGCCTGATCCTGCTGGTCGGTTGCGCCAACGCGGGCGATGGCATGCTGACTGGCCAGTTCGAGGGAAGCGGCCGGCAATGTCGGGGCGTCCTGTTGGTGCAGGCCAGGACCATCGCGTGGCACACCCCGTTCGCAAGCTGTGCAAGAACATCCTACGAAGTTCTCGACCAGCCCGCCGTTGGCGGCGCGACGCGCAGGGTCTTCCTGTTGAAGCCGGGTTCCGCCTGCGCCTTCGCGGTGATTTCGCTGGAGCGGGATGCCGAACATCCGGAATACTGGAATGCCACGGGCTACCGTTCGCGCCAGGATTACGAAGACGGCAGCGACGACACGCTGCGTTGCAACCTCACCAGGAAGGAAATCGCGTCAGCGTCGTCCCGCTGACGAAGCGCGCCTGCCTGAACCCACCCGTTGCGCACGGAACATCGCGGGAACCGTCGAGCACCATCGGCCCCGACCCACCCTCTGCACGAGACGATCGTCCTGCGCTCAGCGCCTGTGAAGAAAGCCACTTCCTGTGGTTTTCTTCTATCGCGAGTCCGGTACACGCCCGGACTCGCTCACATGAAACAGTCACTTGCATGACTGCTTCATGCTCGGCCATCCATGGCCGACCTGAGAGGTTGAAAACTCACAACCTCTCAGCGCGCGCTGCCGCCCTGACGCTTGCGCTCCATCCGGCGCAGGAACTCCTGCATGATGCGCGAATACAACTCGTCGCCGAGATGGGCGTCCTCGACACCGGCATCGATCGACGGATTGTCGTTGACCTCGATCACCACCGGCTTGCTGCCGACCTGTTTCAGGTCGACGCCGTAGAGACCATCGCCGATCGGCTGGGTGGCCTTCAGCGCCAGCTTGACCACCTCGGCCGGCGCGTCCTTCACCGCAATCGTCTCGAAGCCGCCGGACTTCGCGGTGCCCTTGGCGCCGTGGTTGTAGATCTGCCAGTGGCCGCGCGACATGTAGTACTTGCAGGCGTACAGCGGCTCGCGGTTGAGCACGCCGATGCGCCAGTCGAATTCGGTGTAGACGTATTCCTGCGCCAGCAGCAGCGCGCTGTGCTGGAACAGGCCGCTGGCCGCTGCGGCCAGCGCCGCCTCGTCCTCGACCTTGACCACGCCCCGCGAAAACGAGCCGTCCGGAATCTTCAGCACCAGCGGGAAGCCCAGCTTGGCGACGACTTCCTTCATACCCTTGCTGTCGTCGCGGTAGAGAATTTCCGTACGAGGGACAGCAAGCTTGCGCGAGACCATCAGATCGTTGAGGTAGATCTTGTTGGTGCAGCGCAGGATCGAGCTGGGGTCGTCGATCACCACCATGCCTTCCTTCTCCGCGCGATGGGCGAAGCGGTAGGTGTGGTTGTCCGACGCGGTGGTCTCGCGGATGAACAGGCCGTCGTATTCGGCCAGCCGCTGGTAGTCGTTCTTGCCGATCGGGTCGACCTCGATGCCGAGTTCCTTGCCCGCGTCGATGAAGGCCTTCAACGCCTTCTTGTTCGACGGCGGCATCTTTTCCTTCGGATCGACCAGCATCGCGAGGTCGTAGCGGAACTGCCGGCGCGCGCGCGGCTTGCGCCACAACTTGCGCGAGAAGCGGTCGAGCTCCTCGGCGAAGGCGTCTTCCTGGGCGTCGTCCAGCGTGTGCAGGCCGACCGGCTTGATCGAGCTGACCTGCCACACGCGGTCGCGCTCGAACTCGATGCGCAGCAGCGGGCAGGGGAACATTTCGAACACCTGCCGGGCCAGGTCCTGCAGCGCCGGATAGGCGGTCTCGCCGAAGTAGACCAGGATGCCGAAGTCGGTGGTGTCGCGCCCGCCCGCAGGCAGGAAGTGGGTGAGCTTCTGGTTGAGGTCGTCGATGTCCAGGCCGTACAGCGAGCGTCGGCGCAGGTCGTTCACCGTGCGCACCGACGGCATCACCTTGTGCCCGCGCGCCTCGGCCAGCAACGACACGTAGTAACCGGTGCCCAGATATTTGTAACTGCGGCACAGGTTGATCACGTGGGTGCGCTCGTCGTCGCCGCCGACCGGCTTGCGCAGGTAGTCCATCGCGCTCATGACATCGACGGACGGGTAGTACGAGCCCCAGTCGGAGGCTTTTTCGACAACGATGACCAGACGGGTCATGACACCACTCAGGCGATGCGGCGACGGCGGACAGGCCTGCGTGGGCAGGGCGGTACGTGCAAGGCGCGCAGTTTGGCACAGCAACCACGGTGCACAAGGGCAGGCGCTGAAGCGTGACTAAACGGCACGACTGCGCTGCGAAGCGCACCTTCAGGCCCGCCGGCTGCTAGAGTCCGCGCGTGCCGACCCATACGCCCCAAGCCTCACCCGACTACGCGCGCCGCGTCGTGGCGGAATCCGCCGACATGCCGCCGGTTCCTGCTGGCACGCGCGTGCGCCGCGCTGCCTCGTCCGACCTGGATGAGCTGGTCGCCCTGGAACAGCGCAGCTTCAGCAGCGACCGCTTGAGCCGCGCGCAGTATCGTCGCCACCTGGACAGCGACAGCGCCGTGGTCCTGGTCGCCACCGGCCATCCCCGGCCGCTGCTGGGCAGTGCCGTGCTGTTCTTCCGCAAGCGCAGCAGCGTGGGCCGGCTCTATTCGCTGGCGACCCGGCCCGAGGCACGCGGCCAGGGCGTCGGTGCGGCCTTGCTCGAAGCGGCGGTGAACGCCTGCCGACACCGTGGCTGCCACGCGCTGCGACTGGAAGTGCGCACCGACAACGCCGCCGCGATCGGCCTGTACGAGCGCGCGGGATTCCGGCACATCGGCTGCTACGAGCGCTACTACCAGGACGGCGCCGATGCGTGGCGCTACGAGAAGTCGCTGGACTGAGCGCCGGCCCGCTCAGCCGCCCAGCGGCTGCCCGATGCGCCGCTCGGTCGCCTCGTCCGGCCGCGCCACCAGCGCGCCGGTGCGCATCAGGCTCACCGTGTAGTGGCCCTGGTCGACCAGCGGCAGGAACGCGCCGCTGCCGTAGACCGTGTCCACTTCGGGCAGCCAGCGCGGGTACTGCTTCTTGAGGTCGAGCAGATCGAAGCCGCCGTTCTCGCCGAAGCCGATCACCGTGCGCGGTGCATTCATTTCCTGCGCCGCATCGTCATAGCGGCCGGACAGGCGGTCGAGCCGGTACAGCGGCGGCACGCCGGCCAGCAGGGCCGGCAGTTTCCATTTCAGCACCACCGCCTCGATGCGCCACTGGTCTCCCGCCAGTTGCACCTGGCGCGTGCTGCCGTCCGGCCAGTTGAGGGTGACGTCCCAGCGCTGCGGCGACAGGATCCGCGCGTCGATCTCCACCACCGGCGCCTCCTCGCCGAGCAGGCGGTAGCCGCGCAAGGCATAGCCGGCGCCGGCCAGCAGCAGGGTCAGCGCGAAGCAGGTCAGGCAAAGCAGCGCGCGCCAGCTGGCCGCCAGTCGACGACCGCGCTGCAGGCGCTGACGCACGGCCACCAGTTGCACCAGGGTGACCAGTGCAAGCACGGCGGCCAGCACCAGCAGCATGGTCGTCGGCAAGCGCAGCAGGGTGGCCCAGTCCATCGTGTTCATCCTCGTCGCCGCGACCGGCGACCTGCGTCGGCATGATAACCGGCGCCCGCGAAGCAGGGCGGCCGGCCTCGCTATACTGCGCGAATCCACAGGAAATCCCGCCATGTCCCGTACCCTTTCGCTGCTGGCCTGCTGCCTCGTCCTCGCCCTGCTTGCCGGCTGTGGCAACAAGGGCCCGCTGGTGCTGCCGAGCCATCCCGCCGCCGCTTCCACCGCGCCGGCCCCGGCAGCGGTTGCACCGGCCAGCCAGCCGCGCTGAGCGGCGTGACCTGATGCGGCTGCACTTCTCCAAGATGCACGGCATCGGCAACGACTTCGTCGTGCTGGATTGCCGGCAGCACCCGTTTCCGCTGAACCCGGAACAGATCCGTGTGCTGGGCGATCGCCATGTCGGCGTCGGTTTCGACCAGTTGCTGAGCGTCGAGCCCGCGCGCGATCCGTCCTGCGCGTTCTACTACGGCATCTGGAACGCCGATGGTTCGCCGTCGGGCCAGTGCGGCAACGGCGTGCGCTGCGTGGCGGCGTGGCTGCATCGCGCCGGCGCGCTGGCGCTCGGCGAGCAGGTGATGATCGAAAGCCCTTCGGGGCCGGTGACGGTACGCCTGCTGGACGCCCACGAGGTGACCGTGGACATGGGCGAACCACGCTTCGAACCCGGGCGCATTCCGCTGGTGGCCGAGGCGGGGACGGACCGCCACGAAATCCTCGTCGGTGAGCGCAAGGTCGAGTTCGGCGCGGTCTCGATGGGCAATCCCCATGCGGTGGTGAGCGTGGCTGATCTGGCCGACCCGGCGCTGCAGCAGCTCGGCCCGCTGCTGACCAGCCATCCGCGGTTTGCCGAAGGCGCCAACGCCGGCTTCGTCCTGCAGCTGGACCGCACGCAGCTGCGCCTGCGCGTGCACGAACGCGGCGCCGGCTGGACGCGCGCCTGCGGCACCGGCGCCTGTGCCGCGATGGCGGTGCTGCATCAGCGCGGCGAGGTGGACGACTCGGTGAGCGTCGAACTGCCCGGCGGCAAGTTGCGGATCGATTGGGCCGGCCCCGGCCATCCGTTGTGGATGACCGGCCCGGCCGCCTTCGTGTTCGAGGGCGAATGGCCGGTTCCGGCGGTCGACGGCGACCGGGGCGGTTGAAGCGCGCCCCGGTCCATCGCACACTCGCGCCAGGCGGCACGCATCCTGCGCGTGTCCCGGAACGGTTCGAGGAACTTCGCGCATGACCGCAACCCTGCTCGACGACGCCACCCAGGCCCGGGTGGTCGCCGCTTACCTGAAGCGCCATCCGGAGTTCCTCAGCGAGTATCCCGAGCTGGCGGCCAAGCTGACCATGCCGCGCCCCGAGGGCGCGGTGGCCTCGCTGGCGGTGTATCAACTGCAGAGCCTGCGCGACAAGAACGCGGAGCTGGAACGCCAGCTGGCCGAGCTGGTCGCCATCGCCGCCGAGAACGAAAAGCTGATGGAGCGCGTCCATGCGCTGACCGTGGCCCTGCTGCGGGCGAACACCATGGAAGTCACCGTGCGCACGGTCATCGCCAGGCTGTCCGCGGATTTCCACACCGAACAGGTGCGCCTGCTGCTGTTTGGCGACGAGCCCCAGCTGCCGCGCACCGACTGGATGCAGCAGATTCCCGAAGGCGCCAGCGCACTGCCTGAGTTCAGCGAGTTCCTGCACAAGAACGAACCCGTGTCCGGGCGGCTGGCGAGCGAAAAACTCGTGCGCCTGTTCGGCGTCGATGCCCCACAGATCCATTCGGTGGCGATGATGCGGCTGGGCGACTGCGGCATCCTGGCCATCGGCAGCGCCGACCCGGACCGCTTCCAGCCAGGCATGGGCACGCTGTTCCTGAAGATGATCTCGGCCACCATCACCGCGGCGCTGGCGCGCTCACGGGACGTCTCCTGAGCCGGCGATGACGCCCGAACAACAGGTCGAACGCTGGCTCGGCCGCCTCGCCGAAGAACGCCACGCTTCGCCGCACACGATCGCCGGCTACCGGCGCGACCTGGCCAAGCTGCTGCGCTTCATGCGGGCGCAGCGGCTGGCCTCGTTCGATGCGCTGGATGCGAACCGGATGCGCACCTTCATCGCCGGCGAGCATCGCGACGGGCTGGCGCCGAAGAGCCTGCAACGCCTGCTGTCGTCCTGCCGCAGCCTGTTCCGCCAGCTCACCCGCGAAGGCCAGCTGGCGAACGATCCGCTGCTGGGCGTGCGCGGCCCCAAGGTGCGCCGCAAGCTGCCCCAGGTGCTCGACGTCGACGAAGCCACCGCCCTGGTCGAGACCGACAGCGGCGGCCAGCTCGCCGTGCGCGACCGCGCGATGCTGGAGCTGTTCTATTCCAGCGGCCTGCGCCTGTCCGAACTGGTCGGCCTGCGCTGGCTCGACCTCAACCTCGACGACGGCGAGGTGCGCGTGCTGGGCAAGGGCGGCAAGACCCGCATCGTGCCGGTCGGCCGTCACGCCGTGATGGCGCTGCGCGCACTAGGCGCGGAGCAGGGCATGCCGGCCGACGGTCCGGTGTTCCGCGGCCGCGGCGGCGCGCCGATCAACCCCCGCACGATCCAGCTGCGCATGAACAAGCTGGCGCTGCAGCAGGGCATCCCGAAGCACATCCACCCGCACCTGCTGCGCCACACCTTCGCCAGCCACATGCTGGAATCCTCCGGCGACCTGCGCGCCGTGCAGGAGCTGCTCGGCCACGCCGACATCGCCACCACCCAGATCTACACCCACCTGGATTTCCAGCATCTGGCCAGGGTCTACGACGCCGCGCATCCGCGAGCCAAACGCAAACCGTAAGCTGTGCTCCCTCCCCTGCATGCAGGGGGAGGAGCTCGATCCCCCAACGTTGAAGCCCCATCCCCACGCCCCCATCTCATCCGCTCAGACATCCTCTTGCGGAGCACCCATGGAATCGTTTCACGCCACCACCATCGTCTGCGTGCGCCGCGAAGGCCGCGTCGTGATCGGCAGCGATGGCCAGGTCACCCTTGGCAACACGGTGATGAAGGGCAACGCGCGCAAGGTGCGCCGGCTCGGCAAGGCCGGCGAGGTGGTGGCCGGTTTCGCCGGCGCGACAGCCGATGCATTCACCCTGTTCGAGCTGTTCGAGCAGAAGCTCGAGAAGCACAACAACAACCTCACCCGCGCCGCGGTGGAGATGGCCAAGGAATGGCGCACCGACCGCCGCTTCGGCAAGCTCGAGGCGATGCTCGCGGTGGCCGACAAGGAAACCTCGCTGCTGATCTCCGGCAACGGCGACGTGGTCGAGCCCGAACACGGCCTGATCGCGATCGGCTCGGGTGGCCCGTTCGCCCAGTCCGCGGCGATGGCCCTGCTGGAAAACACCGAACTGGATGCCCGAACCATCGTCGAGAAGGCGCTGAAGATCGCCGGCGACATCTGCATCTATACCAATCACAACGTCAGTATCGAAGAGCTTTGAGGCGGGAACGGGGAACAGGGAACGAGGAACGGCAAACCGCCGACCGCTGTTCCCCGTTCCCCGTTCCCTGTCCCCCGTTCCTTTGAGTAAAGCCCATGTCCGAACTCACCCCCCGCGAAATCGTCAACGAACTCGACCGCTACATCATCGGCCAGCACGACGCCAAGCGCGCCGTGGCGGTGGCACTGCGCAGCCGCTGGCGGCGCATGCAGTTGCCGGCCGAGATGCGCAACGAGATCACCCCGAAGAACATCCTGATGATCGGCCCCACCGGCGTGGGCAAGACCGAGATCGCGCGGCGCCTGGCCACGCTGGCCAATGCGCCGTTCGTGAAGGTCGAGGCGACCAAGTTCACCGAGGTGGGTTACGTGGGCAAGGATGTCGAGTCGATCATCCGTGACCTGGCCGACGGCGCCTACAAGCTGACCCGCGAGCAGGCAGTCAAGCGCGTGCGCTCGCAGGCCGAGGACCGCGCCGAGGATCGCATCCTCGACGCGCTGCTGCCGCGCCGGCAGTCCCAGCCCACCGACTGGAGCCACGACGCCGCGCCCGAGCCCGCCATCGAAAGCGACACCCGCCAGAAGCTGCGCAAGCAGTTGCGCGAAGGCGCGCTGGACGATCGCGAGATCGAGCTGGATTTCGCCATGAACGTGGGCGTGGAAATCATGTCGCCGCCGGGCATGGAGGAGATGGGCGCGCAGCTGCGCCAGATGTTCCAGAACATCGGCGGCGCCAAGACGCAGCAGCGCAAGCTGGCGATCAAACTGGCGCGCCCGCTGCTGATTGACGAAGAAGCCGGCAAGCTGCTCAACGACGATGAAATCCGCGCCCAGGCGATGGAAAACGCCGAGCAGAACGGCATCGTCTTCATCGACGAGATCGACAAGGTCGCCCAGCGCAGCGACCACGGCCACGCCGGGGTCAGCCGCGAGGGCGTGCAGCGCGACCTGCTGCCGCTGGTGGAAGGCTCCACCGTATCGACCAAGTACGGCCCGATCAAGACCGACCACATGCTGTTCATCGCCTCCGGCGCGTTCTCGCTGGCCAAGCCGTCCGACCTGATCCCCGAGCTGCAGGGCCGGTTGCCGATCCGGGTCGAGCTGTCCGCGCTTTCGGTGGACGACTTCAAGCGCATCCTGCGCGAACCGCACAACGCGCTGACCAAGCAATACGTCGCCCTGCTCGGCACCGAAGGCGTCACCATCGAATTCACCGATGCCGGTGTCGATCGGCTGGCCGAGGTGGCGTTCCAGGTGAACGAACGCACCGAGAACATCGGCGCGCGCCGGCTGCATACGGTAATGGAGCGCCTGCTGGAGAAGATCTCCTACGAAGCGGCGGACAAATCCGGCGAGAAGTACCTGATCGACGCCGCGCACGTGGACAGCTCACTGGGCAGCCTGGTGCTGGACGAAGACCTCAGCCGATACATTCTGTAACGCCACCCGCTCGGGGCGTTCGTCGCCAGCGCCACTCAGCGGCGCACGTCGAACGCTCCAGCTTCCATCGCCGCCATGACATCGGCCACGCCGACCGGACTGAAATCGCCGGGAATGGCATGCTTCAGGCACCCGGCAGCCAAGCCAAAACCGATGGTGGCATTGCTGTCGAACCCTTCCATCAGCCCGTGCAGCACGCCGGCGGCAAACGCATCGCCGGCGCCGATCCGGTCGACGATGCCCGCCAGTTCCCGGGTCGGTGCCACCGCCCGGGTACCGTCACGGCCGAGCAGCATCGCGCCCAGCGAGTGCTGGCTCGCACTGTGCGCCGCGCGTTGGGTGCAGGCCATGTACTGGAGCTGGGGAAACGCCGCGAACGCCGCCGCGGCCGCCGCGTCGACCCGTGCCTGGGCATCAGCCTGGGCGAACTCGCCACCCAGCACCACGGCCATGTCGCGATGGTCGGCAAACACGATGTGAGCGCAAGCGAACAGCTCGCGCAGAATCGCCCGGGCGTCGCCCCCGGAGCGTTCCCACAAGCGGGGTCGGAAGTTGCCGTCGAACGAAACCTTGATGCCCTGCTCGCAGGCCGTCCGCGCCGCCGCCAGCGTGGCTTGCGCCGCCTGCGTGCCGAGCGCCGGACTGATGCCGGAAAGATGCAGCCACTGTGCGCCCTGCAACAGGGCCGGCCAGTCGTAGTGGTCTGCCTGCGCCGTGGCAAACGCCGACTCGGCGCGGTCGTACACCACCTCGCCGGAACGCAGACCGGCGCCGGCCGTCATGAAGTAGAGACCCATGCGTCCCGCGCTGCGCCGCACGTGGCGGGTGTCCACCCCGTGCCGGCGCAACTCGCCCGAAGCGGCGGCGCCCAGCGGGTTGTCGGCCACCACGCTGACCATTGCCACGGCATGGCCCAGGCAGCTCAGTGCCACGCCCACATTGGCCTCGGCACCGCCGACATGCACGTCCAGGGCAGGTGTCTGCAGCAGCAGCTGCTGGCCCGGCGCGCCCAGGCGGAGCAACAGTTCACCAAAGCAAACCACGCGAGCGGACATGGGAGTTCCTGATTCAGACGGTAAGGAAGGCATGTTGCCATATTCCTTAGCTACCGGTGTCATCGGGCTGGTGAAGTGGCGTTTGCGGCTCAGTGATTATCTTGCAAATCACTGATAATAAAGACTATACAAGAGCTGCTGCGGTGCAAGATGCGGCATCCACGAGTAACTGTTACGTTTCCGTATGACCAGCGGTGTCATTTGTGGTTCATTGTTGCGTAACCACGTTGCGTGACCAGATAACGGGCAGGATCTTCGGGAGGGGAACACCATGAAGCTACTCAGCAACCAGAAAAAGACACCGGTTACCGCGCTTGCGCTGGCGATCGGTTTCGCCTTGCATGCGGGCGCCGTGATGGCCCAGGACACAGCCGCGTCGGTCCAAGACGCCAGCCCGGTCGCGCAAAGCGCCGCCACGCCGGCCGCCAACCAGAAAGACGCCACCTCGCTCAATGTGGTCACCGTCACCGGTTATCGTGCCAGCGTCGAGAAGGCGCTGGACGTCAAGCGCGGCGAACTGGGCATGGTCGATGCGATCGTCGCCGAAGACGTGGGCAAGTTTCCCGATCTGAACCTGGCCGATTCGTTGCAGCGCATTCCCGGCGTGGTCATCACGCGCGACGCCGGTGAGGGCCGCAACATCACCGTGCGCGGCCTGGGCCCGGATTTCACCCGGGTGCGCATCAACGGACTGGAGGCGCTGACCACTGTGGGCGCCACCGACCAGAGCGGCGGCACCAACCGCAGCCGCGGTTTCGATTTCAACGTTTTCGCCGCCGATCTGTTCTCGGCCATGATCGTGCGCAAGACCGCCTCGGCCGACGTGGAAGAGGGTTCCCTCGGCGCCACCGTGGACCTGAATACCGCACGTCCCTTCGACTACGACGGCTTCACCCTGGCAGCCAACGCCCAGGCCAGCTACGGCAGCATGTCGGAAAAGACCGACCCCCGCGTGTCGGCGCTGATCGCCAACACCTCGGCCGACGGCCGGTTCGGCGCCCTGCTTTCGGTGGCCTATTCCGAAAAGCACACGCTGGAGGAAGGCAGTGGCACCGGACGTTGGGCCAACGGCCCCAGCAACGGCGGCTACAACGCCAGCTCGCCGTTCACCGATGCGCTGCGCTCGGACGTCTACACCCCGCGCTTTCCCCGCTATACGCAGATGCTGCACGACCAGAAGCGGCTGGGCGTCACCGGCTCGCTGCAGTTCAAGCCGGACGAGGACACCCTGTTCACCCTCGACGCGCTGTATTCCAAGATCGACGCCAAACGTGACGAGCATTACATCGAGGCCATTTCGTTCAGCCGCAACGTGACCAAGTTGCCGGACGGCAGCTCCTTCACCGGCAAACCGGAAACCATCGTCAAGGACGGCTACATCGATCCGGCCAGCGGCGGCTTGCTGTACGGCAGCTTCGACAACGTGGACGTGCGCGCGGAGAACCGCCACGACGAATGGTCCACGGTCTTCACGCAGTTCACCCTGAATGGCGAGCACCGCTTCTCCGACGACTTCAAGATCGACGGCAAGATCGGCACCTCTTCGTCCGAGCATGACAATCCGGTGCAAGCCACGGTCATGATGGACAAGCTAAACGTCGACAACTACAGCTACGACTATCGGGGCGACAAGTGGTCGCCGGTGATCAACTACGGCATCAACCCGACCGATCCGACAGGCTGGAACCTTTCCACCATCCGCATGCGCCAGTCCGCGGTCGACAACAACTTCCACACCGGCGAACTCAATTTCAACTGGCACCTTTCGCCCGGCTTCACCTTGCGCGGCGGCGTTTTGGCCAAGAACTATGGCTTCGAGTCGAGTGAGTCGCGACGCACCGCCAACGAGGCGATCGTGCCCACCTTTGCCGGCGGCACCACGGTGGTACCGGCCAACCTGATCGACCAGGTCAGCCTGGGTGGCATCTCCGGTTCGCCGGGCAGCTGGGTGGTGCCGGACTTCAACGGCATCGCCAACAATTTCGACATCTTCGGTGGCGATGGCACGTTCGCGCTGAGCCCGTATGCGGCGAGCGAGCGCAGCGTCACCGAGAAGGACCGGGGCGCCTGGCTGATGGGCGAATTCGGCTTTGACGTCGGCGCGATCCCGGTATCGGGAAACCTGGGCGTGCGCTACGTCCGGACCAGCCAGAGCTCCCACGGTATCGCCGTCATCAACGGCGTCAATACGCCGGTCGAGGCCAGGCGCGAATACGACGACACGCTGCCTGCGCTGAACCTGGTGGCCGCGCTGACCCCGGACTTCCTGCTGCGCTTTGGCGCCGCCAAGGTGATGGCACGTCCGGGCCTGGGCAGCCTCACGCCCGGCGTGACGGTCAGCGTCAGCGGTGGCGCGCGCACGGTCAAGGGCGGCAACCCGAACCTGGACCCGATCCGGGCGACCACCTACGACTTCGCGGCCGAGTGGTATTTCCAGGAATCGTCGCTGCTCAGCCTCGGCCTGTTCTACAAGGACATCGCCAGCTTCGCGCAGAACACCAACGAGGTGCGTCCGTTCAACACCAGCGGCCTGCCCGACAATGTGGCCACCGACCTGGGTGCCAGCCCCACCGACGACTTCTCGTTCCAGGTGCCGATCAACACGCCCGGAGGTGCGCTCAAGGGCGCCGAGGCCAACTTCGTCCAGACGTTCAAGTTCCTTCCCGGCAAGCTCGGCAACCTGGGCGCACAGCTGAACTACACGTTCGTCGATTCGAAGATCCAGTACATGACCAGCAGCGGCGCCAATTCGTTGAAGACCGATCTGACCGGCCTGTCGCGGCATTCCTGGAGCGCTACCTTGTTCTACGAA
This is a stretch of genomic DNA from Rhodanobacter sp. FDAARGOS 1247. It encodes these proteins:
- a CDS encoding LysM domain-containing protein — encoded protein: MAGPPHAKSGFQKWQDTIRRARCDTKWAEYDADIRRTVGEFNTHLKPSSGYVPLDWRLIKAMAWTETGAAASLWKSNPMQIGMFNDPGLDQLLSGAPASRLILPAWKQPLTRKDVRTTPLYNIRAGVGYLLLKLARFEVRDVLDKDNTIHQLTVKAGDSFDKLAHAHGSTVAVMQALNPGVRVLHPGQVLKYQKASRQTVIAGWRAATTANVAMYYNGGGDAAYAKKLDFALSVIQQGNVPPCRP
- a CDS encoding RimK family alpha-L-glutamate ligase, with amino-acid sequence MTRLVIVVEKASDWGSYYPSVDVMSAMDYLRKPVGGDDERTHVINLCRSYKYLGTGYYVSLLAEARGHKVMPSVRTVNDLRRRSLYGLDIDDLNQKLTHFLPAGGRDTTDFGILVYFGETAYPALQDLARQVFEMFPCPLLRIEFERDRVWQVSSIKPVGLHTLDDAQEDAFAEELDRFSRKLWRKPRARRQFRYDLAMLVDPKEKMPPSNKKALKAFIDAGKELGIEVDPIGKNDYQRLAEYDGLFIRETTASDNHTYRFAHRAEKEGMVVIDDPSSILRCTNKIYLNDLMVSRKLAVPRTEILYRDDSKGMKEVVAKLGFPLVLKIPDGSFSRGVVKVEDEAALAAAASGLFQHSALLLAQEYVYTEFDWRIGVLNREPLYACKYYMSRGHWQIYNHGAKGTAKSGGFETIAVKDAPAEVVKLALKATQPIGDGLYGVDLKQVGSKPVVIEVNDNPSIDAGVEDAHLGDELYSRIMQEFLRRMERKRQGGSAR
- a CDS encoding N-acetyltransferase, whose amino-acid sequence is MPPVPAGTRVRRAASSDLDELVALEQRSFSSDRLSRAQYRRHLDSDSAVVLVATGHPRPLLGSAVLFFRKRSSVGRLYSLATRPEARGQGVGAALLEAAVNACRHRGCHALRLEVRTDNAAAIGLYERAGFRHIGCYERYYQDGADAWRYEKSLD
- a CDS encoding lipoprotein; translation: MSRTLSLLACCLVLALLAGCGNKGPLVLPSHPAAASTAPAPAAVAPASQPR
- the dapF gene encoding diaminopimelate epimerase, producing the protein MRLHFSKMHGIGNDFVVLDCRQHPFPLNPEQIRVLGDRHVGVGFDQLLSVEPARDPSCAFYYGIWNADGSPSGQCGNGVRCVAAWLHRAGALALGEQVMIESPSGPVTVRLLDAHEVTVDMGEPRFEPGRIPLVAEAGTDRHEILVGERKVEFGAVSMGNPHAVVSVADLADPALQQLGPLLTSHPRFAEGANAGFVLQLDRTQLRLRVHERGAGWTRACGTGACAAMAVLHQRGEVDDSVSVELPGGKLRIDWAGPGHPLWMTGPAAFVFEGEWPVPAVDGDRGG
- a CDS encoding DUF484 family protein; protein product: MTATLLDDATQARVVAAYLKRHPEFLSEYPELAAKLTMPRPEGAVASLAVYQLQSLRDKNAELERQLAELVAIAAENEKLMERVHALTVALLRANTMEVTVRTVIARLSADFHTEQVRLLLFGDEPQLPRTDWMQQIPEGASALPEFSEFLHKNEPVSGRLASEKLVRLFGVDAPQIHSVAMMRLGDCGILAIGSADPDRFQPGMGTLFLKMISATITAALARSRDVS
- the xerC gene encoding tyrosine recombinase XerC, whose translation is MTPEQQVERWLGRLAEERHASPHTIAGYRRDLAKLLRFMRAQRLASFDALDANRMRTFIAGEHRDGLAPKSLQRLLSSCRSLFRQLTREGQLANDPLLGVRGPKVRRKLPQVLDVDEATALVETDSGGQLAVRDRAMLELFYSSGLRLSELVGLRWLDLNLDDGEVRVLGKGGKTRIVPVGRHAVMALRALGAEQGMPADGPVFRGRGGAPINPRTIQLRMNKLALQQGIPKHIHPHLLRHTFASHMLESSGDLRAVQELLGHADIATTQIYTHLDFQHLARVYDAAHPRAKRKP
- the hslV gene encoding ATP-dependent protease subunit HslV translates to MESFHATTIVCVRREGRVVIGSDGQVTLGNTVMKGNARKVRRLGKAGEVVAGFAGATADAFTLFELFEQKLEKHNNNLTRAAVEMAKEWRTDRRFGKLEAMLAVADKETSLLISGNGDVVEPEHGLIAIGSGGPFAQSAAMALLENTELDARTIVEKALKIAGDICIYTNHNVSIEEL